A stretch of Coriobacteriia bacterium DNA encodes these proteins:
- a CDS encoding transcription termination/antitermination protein NusG, which yields MARRWYVVHTYSGYENKVKTNIEHLIETQGLENNIFEILIPTEEVTELKEGGRRVTTERKVFPGYVLIKMNLDARTQVAVRNTPGVTGFVGSEGQPVPLTREEFNKITKRVSPEAPKKTSTDLEEGQSIKVVSGPLADFDGTVSEVNAEAGKVKVLVSIFGRETPVELSFDQVAKI from the coding sequence ATGGCTAGAAGATGGTACGTTGTTCACACCTATTCGGGCTACGAGAACAAGGTCAAGACGAACATCGAGCATCTCATCGAGACCCAGGGTCTCGAGAACAATATCTTCGAGATTCTCATCCCCACCGAGGAAGTCACCGAGCTCAAGGAGGGCGGCCGTCGCGTCACCACCGAGCGCAAGGTGTTTCCCGGCTATGTGCTGATCAAGATGAACCTCGATGCCCGTACCCAGGTTGCCGTGCGCAACACGCCGGGCGTGACGGGGTTTGTCGGCAGCGAGGGGCAGCCCGTGCCGCTGACGCGCGAGGAGTTCAACAAGATCACCAAGCGCGTGAGCCCCGAGGCCCCCAAGAAGACCTCCACGGATCTGGAAGAGGGTCAGTCCATCAAGGTTGTGAGCGGTCCGCTTGCAGACTTCGACGGCACGGTCTCCGAGGTGAACGCCGAGGCCGGCAAGGTCAAGGTTCTCGTCTCGATCTTCGGCCGCGAGACACCGGTCGAGCTCAGCTTCGATCAGGTGGCAAAGATTTAA
- the secE gene encoding preprotein translocase subunit SecE: protein MATKKHKKRKRDTRSEEQKAQSARDLAQQTTAQPQKKAAVLSRSKDKAPEKAKSTKAVAKNDSKSGKKPSIWRRFVNYCKEVKGEMQRVVWPTRPELVNASLIVIAALVFFGVGIAIIDNIIIIPLDAIATLGVNVNG, encoded by the coding sequence ATGGCTACGAAGAAACACAAGAAGCGTAAGCGCGACACACGCTCCGAGGAGCAAAAGGCTCAGTCGGCGCGTGATCTCGCGCAGCAAACAACCGCGCAACCGCAGAAGAAAGCTGCGGTGCTCTCGCGTTCCAAGGACAAAGCTCCCGAGAAGGCGAAGAGCACCAAGGCAGTTGCCAAGAACGATTCCAAGTCAGGAAAGAAGCCGAGCATCTGGCGTCGTTTCGTCAACTATTGCAAAGAGGTCAAGGGCGAAATGCAGCGCGTGGTTTGGCCGACGCGCCCCGAGCTCGTCAATGCGAGCCTCATCGTCATTGCGGCCCTCGTGTTCTTCGGCGTCGGTATCGCCATCATCGACAATATCATCATTATCCCGCTTGATGCCATCGCGACCTTGGGAGTGAACGTCAATGGCTAG
- the rpmG gene encoding 50S ribosomal protein L33, whose product MRTLVTLACTDCKRRNYTTKKNKQNNPERIELKKYCRWCGHHTLHRETR is encoded by the coding sequence ATGCGCACGTTGGTCACCTTGGCCTGTACTGATTGCAAGCGCCGCAATTATACGACCAAGAAGAACAAGCAGAACAACCCTGAGCGCATCGAGCTGAAGAAGTACTGCCGTTGGTGCGGTCATCATACGCTGCACCGCGAGACTCGCTAG